TTAGCTTACTTTTTTTTAGCACGTGTTTTGATACTGTGGGTGGGGAGAGCTGTAGGGGCAAGAGAAATGCAGTTTACAGGGGCAGAATCAGAGTTTGCACTATACTTGTGTTGTATTTACTTTTTGAATAGGCGATATTTCACATACTAcaaaaaagttcttttaaaaaagttctttcacgggcgcctgggtggctcagtgggttaagcctctgccttcggctcaggtcatgatctcggggtcctgggatcgagccccgcatcgggctctctgctcagcagggagcctgcttccctctctccctctgcctgcctctcagtctacttgtgatctctctctgtaaaatgaataaataaaatctttaaaaaaaaaaaaagttctttcactTTTGATGAAAAGTCTTCTTTCCCACTTTATCTCTAGCCATGCAATTACTAGCCAAAGCaagtatttttgtgtcttttgtaTCTTCCAAACAAACATACACCTATGTTATTTTTTACACAAAGGGTACTGTACTGTATAATATTTTGTGTATACTTTTTCTTGCTGTCTTAAAGATTCTTCTATAACATTATATAAAGTTATGTCATTGGTTTTATGCCTGCATAAATCATTGTTTTAATCTAGTCAGCCATTTATTGTGGATGTTTAGGTTGTCAGTCTTGCTATTTTAATGCTGCAGTAAATGACCTTGAAAATAGATCTTTTCCCATATTTGTGAACATATATATAATCTAAATTGATAGAAATGGAACTGCTGGATCAAAGGATGTGTGTCTTGTATTTTGATTTGAAGGTAACAAGTTGCCCTCCATAGAGGTGCTAGTTTACGTTTCCATCAGCCACGTAAGAAAGTGCCTCTTCCTCCCACCATCTCCCCAACAACACCtgtcagttttatcttttttatctgaCAGATTAGAAAATGGATgcatcatggttttaatttggatttttcttaATGTCCATgaagttgagcaccttttcacatttttaaaaaatcacttttcccTTGTGAACCTTTTGTTTATATACTTTGCAGATCTTTGGGTTATCACTTCCTTAACTGATATGTAGGAACTTTCACATTAAATATTAAGCCCAATTACTCTGATGTCAACCGACATCAGAGACAActgccagtattttttttccaatttactaTTTGTCTTgacttttgtatgttttttcGTCTGAGAGAATGACAGTTTTACCCATCTTTACCTTTAAGGTCCTGCATTTTATGTCCTTCCGAAAGGTTTTGTTtactctgaaattattttaattatggtGGACATTCTCCTATTATAGCTTTTTTTTCCACATGTGAATGGTGGAGAATTTACATGGTGGTTGGGTGGGAGCCCAGGCAATATCATtgaatttaattgattttaaagatGCAGATttcatggtgcctgggtggctcagtgggttaagcctctgccttcctgctcaggtcatgatctcaggttcctgagatagagccctgcatctgcatccacatccaaggctctctgctcagcaggggtcctgcttcccctgtctctctgcctgcctctctgcctacttgtgatctctctctgtcaaataaagtctttaaaaaaaaaaataaagatatagatattTCAAATTAACTTTTGAAGTTTTTCTAAACTTtggatttataatttattttttaacttgctTATGTTTTAATGCAGCAAGATTACCTTATGCTGGCTACTTTGGATGAAAATGAGGAAGTGGTGGATGGAGGCAAAAAAGGAGCAATCGATGACCTTCAGCAAGGTGAACTGAAAGCATTTATCCAAAATCTTAGTTTGGCCAAGTATGCAAAAGCTTTCTTAGTTGAAGAAGATGAACCAGCTAAAAACGAAAATGCCAGCAAAAAAGAAGCAAGAGTATCTCAAGTagataataaaaagcaaaatgcagcACAAAGTGAAAGGACATCACTCCGTAAggtgaaaaataagaagaagccAGAACAACATTCTGATGAGAACACCAGTGTCACCCCAAAAGTTAAGAAAGATAAACAACAGGAtatctttgaattttttgagaGACAAACATTGTTACTCAAACCTGGAGGCAAATGGTATGATCTAGAGTACAGCAATGAATATTCTTTGGAACCCCAGCCTCAGGATGTTGTGTCTAAGTACAAAACCTTGGCTCAGAAACTGTATGAGCATGAAATCAACTTattcaaaaacaagacaaataacCAGAAGGGAGCTTCTTCTACCTGGATGAAGACAATTGTGTCATCGGGGACACTAGGGGACAGGATGGCAGCCATGATTCTTCTTATTCAGGATGATGCTATTCACACACTCCAATTTGTAGAAACTCTTGTGAACCTTGTGAAAAAGAAGGGTAGCAAACAGCAATGCCTCATGGCTTTGGATACTTTCAAAGAATTACTCATTACAGACCTTTTGCCAGACAGCCGGAAGCTACGGATTTTCAGCCAACATCCCTTCGACAAACTAGAACAGTTGGCCAGTGGCAACAGGGACTCAAGAGATAGAAGGCTAATATTATGGTATTTTGAACACCAGCTGAAACACCTGGTGGCTGAATTCGTGCAGGTCTTAGAAACTTTAAGTCATGATTCATTAGTAGCCACTAAAACTCGAGCTCTTATTGTAGCTCATGAGCTTCTTTGTAATAAACCTGAGGAAGAAAAGGCTCTTCTTGTGCAGGTGGTAAATAAACTGGGAGATCCTCAGAACAGAATAGCCACGAAAGCCTCCCATCTGTTAGAGACATTGCTCTGTAAGCACCCCAATATGAAAGGAGTTGTATGTGGCGAAGTAGAAAGGCTGCTCTTTCGCTCAAATATCAGCTCCAAAGCACAATATTAtgcaatttgctttttaaatcaaaTGGTCCTTTCCCATGAAGAAAGTGAATTAGCTAATAAGTTAATTactctctatttttgtttttttcggacttgtatcaagaaaaaaaatattgaatcaaaAATGCTTAGTGCCCTTTTAACAGGAGTAAATAGAGCATATCCTTATGCCCAGACTGGTGATGACAAAGTGAGGGAGCAGGTCGACACACTCTTTAAAGTGCTGCATGTTGTGAATTTTAATACCAGTGTACAAGCTTTAATGTTGCTTTTCCAAGTAATGAATTCTCAGCAGACAATATCAGATCGATACTATGCAGCATTATATAGGTAAGTACATACCACTTCAGTAGGTGACTGTGAGGAATAACATGATTTAATAATAATGTGATTTAATACACAACACCTATGGTGCCCCTCTGTGGGgcaaaaaatttagaaaagtggATCACCAACTTTGAGTAAGTTATTAATCTTTGTTTTCCGTTGGAAAACTATGTTACATGTTTTAtgtacatgatttttttaaaaaagattttatttatttatttatttatttatttgacagacagagatcacaggcaggcagagagaaggggaagcaggcttcttgctgagcagagagcccgatgtggggctcgatcccaggaccttggcatcatgacctgagccaaaggcaaaggctttaacccactgagccatccaggtgccctagcatacatacatttttttttgagaacttgttaaaatacaggaaaatatgcTTCCCCAAAAAAGTATCTGTATCCTGCCACCTAATATTTCAAATTCAGCATTCTGCTGTATGTTTTAAatcttacaaatattaaaaaattagaactgTAGATAAAATTGAAGTTTCCTTCACTCTCTTCCCCCTGactcacatcctcagtcctataTTTCTTCCTCCTGAACTTCACACAGCCATTTAGTAATTCATTCAGCAGCAGTTTTTTGGGTGCCATCTATATGCTGGACACTTCTAGGTATCTGCATATAGCACTGAACAAAATTCCCACACCTAGAGGTGCTTACATTCATTTTGAGGAGGACAGATGGCAAACAAGAAAATCTCTTAGGGTTAGAGTTGCATTTTtggagttttttaaattattgggaTTAAGATTTTGCTCACTGAATTTTGTAGTTGTCCTGATACATAACCTATTGAGGGGTGATATTTTGAATAGCACTTTGGAACTATTTAAGTATGCCAATAAACTATATATTCCCTTCTtattcattttaatgattttacatAACATACCTTATGACAAATATAATGTACTGATATCTTGAACTTAAGCCATGGTGCCTGGATTTAAGTCCTAGCCATTAGTTTGCTTTATAactttggacaaattatttaatcctctttaaaatggtaaatatgatTAATCCCATTTTACTGTGGCCGGtttgtctataaaatgaaggGGAATGCACCTATCCTGTagggttattgttaaaattacaaaacttCCCAAGGTTCCATAgctaaaaaatgacaaaactggGACTTATTACTGAGTTCATGTGTATGTTAACCCATGTAAGTGCTCTGCAGCTGTTGGCTGCTGTTATTAATATTACTCAGATGAATAGCTTAAGTTTATTCCTGTTAACACTTCTCTGATCTGTGAGGTACAGTGATTTGTACAAAATCAGACAGACATGACAAGGCCAAGTTAGGCAGCAAATCCAGGTCTGCGGGCTTTGGGAGTTCATGTCTCATGCTGCTGATTGCACTGGTACACCAAAAAGAAAGTTTTCGTAAGAGTCCTTTCCATAACTCTTTAGAGTACAGTTTTCTTGAGTAGTGGCTACTTTAGTTTGGAAAGAGTTCCAGAGCTGAAAATTTAGAGGTTTGGGGATCTtagagttttggggttttgttttgttttgtttttgtaatataacttttgATGGTCATAAGAACTTTTTGGACAATGTTTGGAATCAGTTTTTAACACAACAGTCTATCTGAGGAGTACATGCTTAAGTTCTTTAAATTATTGCTTGCAAAGAACTCTCacagattggggcgcctgggtggctcagtggttaagccgctgccttcggctcaggtcatgatctcggggtcctgggatcgagtcccgcatcgggctctctgctcggcggggagcctgcttcctcctctctctctctctgcctgcctctctgcctacttgtgatttctctctgtcaaataaataaataaaatctttaaaaaaaaaaaaaaactctcacagATGGATTTCCTCAAATGGCATCTAAGCCTTCTTGTagtatttcttttggttttattaagaatcatttaaacaaaattttctgtAATATTATTTGAAAGATAAAGGAAACGTGATTTGGTTTACAAAAATATGATTTATCAAAAATTTCAAGAAGGTGTTCTCTGTCAAATGTTGGGGACACCTATCTAAattctcaaatgttttaaaaatgagttgcaaaatggatgaaaatgttgaatattttaaatgtgaagacAGAAAATTGAATATCAAATATTGAATAATATAGGATGATATGTCAGTATCACCAGAGTTATGGAACTAACAAATGGAGGAGAGTGGGTCCATTTCCATATGGAAATGCTTCACAGGGTTACATATTTCCGTTTCTAGTATTAATGGGAGAATGTTAATAGAAGTGCTTAGAATAAGAAGTAGTACTGCACAtgaattttgtgttaattttggATATCCTAATGTCTAGAGGGCAAAAGCAGTTGGAGCATCTCTAGGATGGAATGACTAggataaagagaaatttttaaaactatgttcaATTCTCTACATGTGTGTTCATTAGAATTATGTGGAAGCCTCTGGTCCCCCAGCTATGGGGTAAGAACTCTGGTCCAGTCCACTACTTTCATAGGTCAGTTTTCATTATTTGGTTTTGGATTAGCCTTTCATATGAGGTTCTagatctttataaaaattatgcTGGAGAATGGAAAacccctgaaaaagaaaagaaactactaaAAAAGGTCATTCTCCTGTGATATTCCCACTCTCCCCCAAGATCATCATTCTGTCTGTTTTGGTCATTGACTTCCATTTTACATCTTAAGTCTGTTGatctaaaaataaacaggaagatTATCCCTAAGATGAGGTTAGCAGTTGCCTTTACTACTGATTGTAGAGATATTTTATGAATAAACTTTtgatcttatttttgttttacaggAAGATGTTGGATCCAGGATTGATGATGTGTTCTAAACAAGCCATGTTTCTTAATCTTGTCTACAAATCTCTGAAAGCTGACATCGTATTGCGCAGGGTGAAGGCTTTTGTGAAGAGGTTACTTCAAGTTACTTGTGAACAGATGCCACCGTTCATATGTGGAGCTTTATACCTTGTGTCTGAGATCCTTAAAGCAAAACCAGGTTTAAGAAGTCAGCTAGACGATCATCCGGTATATCTTACAACTGCTTTTTAAATCGAGTGGGTTCTGAAATGTattggtatttttcttctttgcttcaaTGACAGTAACTTACTTAGTTCTCTGGAGCATGAACATGTGTGTGTCCTGGAGTTGGACAGACCTGAATTTTAGTCCCAGGTGTACAATTTTACTAGGTGGGCATGTTACTTGACCCCTTTACTCATAGTaaactatactatactataattGTATGAGGTAGTTATAGTTACAGAGCTAGTGAATCTCTTAAACCTGTTTGCTCAGTTGTGAAATGGACATAGTAGCACCTCCTTCATTggtttatttatataatacatcAGAAATTTGAGGGCTGAATGTTTTCATGTAAAAAAGTGCCAAAGTCTTGGGGGAATTTTGGCTCAAAACTCAATTCtcttaatttagaaaaaagaaggTGGTGTGTCACCAATCATCAATTTGATTGCTGGAATTTTCGTGTTTCACCATTATAGCAACAAGTCGGTCTTCAAAACTGCCTCATATAACTGAATACAGACTTCCAGTTGACTAATGCAGATTTATTAAACTATGGTTTTAGGAGTCTGATGAAGAGAATTTTATTGACATAGAAGATgatgaagacacagaaaaattCACCGATGCAGATAAAGAAACAGATCCAGTAAAAAAAGCTGAGACAGAAGGAACTATGTCAGACAGTGCtatggaaacaaaaaaatcagagtctgcttcttgggtgcACTTTGATAATTTGAAAGGTGAGTTTCTTAAATCTTTCAGTTGTTCTTTCGAACTTTTAAACAGGAATTAGATTCTCCTttggtcttttattatttttaagatttaggttttttttagtaatctgtacctagtgtggggcttgaactcacaagcctgaAGATCAAAGTTTATATGCTCTACTGATGGCCGCCAGCCAGGGCCCCCGCTTTGATCTCAATAGAAATTAACATTATACCATTTTAGAAGTCCtccatatttgttttttttttttttttttaagtagagctTTTATAACCAGATGTATTCAGGAACTTagaagtaaatttttaatttagtgaATTACTTGTCTACTTATTAAACGTATTATGTATTAAACTTCTAAAACGTTAcatgttttaaagtaattttaatctTAGAAATTAAAGTAGATACCTTTTGGAAATGCAGCCTCTTCATTTGAGCTGTAAAAAAAAGCACACTAATAAACCTTGGGGATCAAGAAATGTGCCAGATCCATTTCTTCAAACTTATTGTGGAACTCTTGGTCAACTTACTTCATCTCCCAAAATTTCAGTTTGCCTGTGAAATATAAAAGAGAAGTATGGTAGCATCCAGGAAAAATCCATCAATTTCCCTGAAGACTAAACTGAGAATAGTCCTTTACAAGGATGATGAACACATGCATTGTGAAGTAGACAGTTTGTTGTAATGTGTTCTGAAAATTCTTCAAAGATAACATAAAACTTGTTCCAAGTGAGAATTATTCCTGgacataatttaataataaatattaagtgcATTTAAAGTTCTAAAATAATTTAGACCTATTTAATCTTCAGGCTCATTGCCATTTTAACCCTTATAACCTAATTGACCCAGATTTGGGCACCTTTTGTTACCTGGTTTATTCAGTAGCAAATACTATCATCAGTACCATATCTAATTCTTGTTGGGGCTTGGAATGTTTAGGTAGGATGCCTGGCTAAGAATGTTCAAAATTATAATTCTGttacatatttatatctatatatgtatatatataattttatagttaTTGGTTACAACATTAATGGTGGTGGTTTTAGTGAACTCTTGGGCTGGgaataaaacatttaagaaatggtattttttctttgttctcaggTGGCAAACAGTTAAGCACATACGATCCATTCAGTAGAAACCCTTTGTTCTGTGGAGCTGAAAATACAAGTCTTTGGGAACTCAAAAAGGTAATGTTTTAAAGGTATCTGAAATGGTGATTtttcatgaaatgaaaaaatgctttaaaaattaaaggtaattttaaattgtcttttaatTCATTAGCGCTTTGTATTTGTCCTCATCAATTTAACAGcttgaaatttccattttttccataTTTAGACATTAGTTAAGTGGCAGAAGGAAGCAATTTGAAGAATGTCACCCAACTATAATGCTTTATAACCCATATTTCTGTAGCATTTGATAAACATTAAATTTACGCATTTATACATATTCACATGTAGCAAACCTTAAATAATGTGGATGCAAAGTAAGAATGTTATACATGGCTAtaaataaattttgctttatgCATTAGATCTCCCCGAGAAGTTTTGTGATGATAGAATTATTTGcgtataaaattactttttaaatgcatTAGAGGAACTCATATTTCCAATAAACTTTCTGTGTTATCTTTGGAAAAGCAAGTGTGTGTCTTGCCACACAGACTCCCGTGAGTCTTTGATACCTTTTCAATGAGTCTGCAGGGTCACAGCTACTTTCATTATGATATCAAGGCAAATTATTTGCCTTTGTCACTGTTAACAGTGGAACTGATGATATTCAAGAAATGATAGctaaggaatgcctgggtggctcagtaggttaaagcctctgcctttggctcaggtcatgatcccaggatcctgggatcaagccccgcatcgggctctctgctccgtggggagcctgcttcctcctctctctctgcctgcctctctgcctacttgtgatctctgttaaataaataaataaaatctttaaaaaataaaaaaataaaaagaaatgatatctaaAACTGCTAGTGTCTTAGTACAGATAAGGACAGTAGCCATTATATTTTTCACTGCCATGTACCTTCAGGGAAAAAAGAGCCAGTATcttataaaaatgatgaaataggaaaaattagTAATTATCTTGACTCTAAAGTACATGGCTTTTTCATAGTCTTTGTGCATATCCAGCAAAAATCCATAACGTACTTCTGCTGTATATCTAAGTATGAGGTTGTCTTGTGTCTTGAGAAAAGTACCTGTGTAGTTGGTTGTAAACTCAGTTGCTTTTTTTCATAGACTTGTTGATAGGTAGACTGGTTGTTCAGATTAGGTATTTGGGAGACATTTTCTTGAAAGTGAATGAACTGAATATTTAATTTGATGCAAAAGAGCAAACAGTATTTGTTGTCAATGATAAAATTCAAGCTTTTAAGCAAAGTAAACATTTCAAGATTTTGTAACCACTACCTTGAATTTGACACTTTctcaatatataaaaacttatggtttttttggttttttaaaagattttatttatttatttgacagagagctagagaacacaagtaggggagcagcaggcagagggagagggagaagcaggctttccgccaagcagggagccaatgcggggctggatcccaagaccctgggatcatgtcctgagccaaaggtagccccttacctactgagccacccaggcgccctataaaaaTTTTTCTGATAAAATCAGTGGTGATACTAACAGTATGACTTTTGTGCTAATGCAACCAGCATGTGGAAGAACTCCATAACTTACTgaatcagtattttccaaatgccTAAATGCACAGTATTACAAAGTCATGGTAAAAGATTTATTCATAGTAGACCAATTAATTTTGAGTAGCAAGTACCAAAAGCTGATGTGGTTTCAGATTCCATATTGCAACTAATCTTCAGTTTGGGTGtagtatcaaagaagaaatttcacAATTATGTGAAAGGTTATCCGTTAACCCTCCTATTCCCAACAATATATCTGTTTGAGGCAAGATTGTCTTTTTATACTTCCAACTAAAAAGTAACAGGGAATACAGAAGCATGTATGAGAATTCATTGTCTTCTGTTAAGCCAGACatgaaataaatttacaaaacTGAAATTATCCTACTCTTAAATTTCCTAttgtgggtgcctggctggctcagtcagaagagcatgggactcttgccCAGGGGattatgagtttaagccccacagtgggtatagagattacttagataaataaaaactgaagagaaaaattttttttttaagattttatttatttatcagagagagagggggagagagcgagcacaggcagacagaatggcaggcagaggcagagggagaagcaggctccctgctgagcatggagcccgatgtgggactcgatcccaggacgctgggatcatgatctgagctgaaggcagctgcttaaccaactgagccacccaggtgtccctgaagagAAAATTTTTGTTGTAATTTCTAATAAGGTAAATATCAATAGATATATCCCACTTAAACTTTGGAAGCTCTTAaagtcttgatttttattttaaag
This genomic interval from Mustela lutreola isolate mMusLut2 chromosome 9, mMusLut2.pri, whole genome shotgun sequence contains the following:
- the CEBPZ gene encoding CCAAT/enhancer-binding protein zeta; this translates as MAASKKPLEFHAKRPWRGEEAVEDPDEDSEEDQDEAENGFSLEEVLRLGGTKQDYLMLATLDENEEVVDGGKKGAIDDLQQGELKAFIQNLSLAKYAKAFLVEEDEPAKNENASKKEARVSQVDNKKQNAAQSERTSLRKVKNKKKPEQHSDENTSVTPKVKKDKQQDIFEFFERQTLLLKPGGKWYDLEYSNEYSLEPQPQDVVSKYKTLAQKLYEHEINLFKNKTNNQKGASSTWMKTIVSSGTLGDRMAAMILLIQDDAIHTLQFVETLVNLVKKKGSKQQCLMALDTFKELLITDLLPDSRKLRIFSQHPFDKLEQLASGNRDSRDRRLILWYFEHQLKHLVAEFVQVLETLSHDSLVATKTRALIVAHELLCNKPEEEKALLVQVVNKLGDPQNRIATKASHLLETLLCKHPNMKGVVCGEVERLLFRSNISSKAQYYAICFLNQMVLSHEESELANKLITLYFCFFRTCIKKKNIESKMLSALLTGVNRAYPYAQTGDDKVREQVDTLFKVLHVVNFNTSVQALMLLFQVMNSQQTISDRYYAALYRKMLDPGLMMCSKQAMFLNLVYKSLKADIVLRRVKAFVKRLLQVTCEQMPPFICGALYLVSEILKAKPGLRSQLDDHPESDEENFIDIEDDEDTEKFTDADKETDPVKKAETEGTMSDSAMETKKSESASWVHFDNLKGGKQLSTYDPFSRNPLFCGAENTSLWELKKLSEHFHPSVALFAKTILQGNYIQYSGDPLQDFTLMRFLDRFVYRNPKPHKGKENTDSVVMQPKRKHFMKDIRSLAVNSKEFLAKEESQIPVDELFFYRYYKKVAIVKEKQKRNADEESIEDVDDDEFEKMIDTFEDDNCFTSGKDDLDFAGNMKKKRKGAKEDPEDEDSEGSDDELDNLDDDEVSLGSMNEEFTEIDEDGGTFMDVLDDESEGIPKLDDEVSSKTRTKRGKRKGANDFDFAGSFQGPRKKRKGNFNDPNLFVSAEEFGHLLDENMGSKFDNIGMNAMANKDNASHKQLRWEAERDDWLHNRDVKSIIKKKKNFKKKRPKTTQKIKKQRK